From a single Calothrix sp. NIES-2098 genomic region:
- a CDS encoding hemerythrin HHE cation binding domain-containing protein, translating to MAKSQTQNILSLIEAEHRQVEKLFAEAEKADSNQLYDCFNQIYKALTLHARTEELVFYPAMREYEETEQYIEEAEAEHEEAKILLEEIKALKPTDSEFKTKIKELKKAVQHHVGEEEEEIFPAISDCMSDRQLSELGQEFEKTKAQLEEEVKAAMIT from the coding sequence ATGGCTAAATCACAAACACAAAATATTCTTTCTTTGATTGAGGCAGAACATCGCCAAGTTGAAAAACTCTTTGCAGAGGCAGAAAAGGCTGATTCTAATCAGTTATATGATTGCTTTAATCAAATATATAAAGCATTGACATTACACGCTAGGACTGAAGAACTAGTATTCTATCCAGCAATGCGAGAGTATGAGGAGACTGAACAATATATTGAAGAAGCTGAAGCAGAACACGAAGAGGCTAAAATTCTTCTAGAGGAAATTAAAGCACTCAAACCGACTGATTCAGAGTTTAAAACAAAAATTAAGGAACTGAAAAAGGCAGTTCAACATCATGTAGGAGAGGAAGAAGAAGAAATTTTTCCAGCTATATCTGATTGTATGAGCGATCGCCAACTCAGCGAACTGGGTCAGGAGTTTGAAAAAACTAAAGCTCAACTAGAGGAAGAAGTGAAAGCTGCTATGATAACATAG
- a CDS encoding metallophosphoesterase: MELLSEPLSVEYLNIEISGLPKSLKNTQIVQMSDFHFDGLLLSEELLTQAINTSNQINPDLVLLTGDFVTHSPKPIHQLASRLKNLKSRVGIYAVLGNHDLYFPNSKAEITSALTSVGIQVLWNQVAYPLGSDLALVGLPDYWSSEFNPGLVMRQIDVNTPRIVLSHNPDSAEALQKWRVDLQLSGHTHGGQIVIPGIGSVPSWIHASRHDIPEFLWAWIPFLKGKWPKVVKNWQWSQGLHWVGTNKLYVNRGLGTFPPGRWHCPPEVTAIALI; the protein is encoded by the coding sequence ATGGAATTACTTTCAGAGCCTTTAAGCGTAGAATATTTAAATATTGAAATTTCGGGGCTACCTAAGTCATTAAAAAATACTCAGATAGTGCAAATGTCAGATTTCCATTTTGATGGATTGCTACTATCGGAAGAATTATTAACACAAGCAATTAATACTAGCAATCAAATTAATCCCGATCTAGTATTACTTACAGGTGATTTTGTGACTCATAGCCCTAAACCAATACATCAACTAGCAAGTCGGTTGAAGAATTTAAAAAGTCGGGTTGGAATTTATGCAGTTTTAGGAAATCATGACCTATATTTCCCTAACTCTAAAGCAGAAATTACTAGCGCTTTAACATCTGTAGGTATCCAAGTACTTTGGAATCAAGTAGCTTATCCTTTAGGCTCTGATTTGGCTTTAGTAGGACTTCCTGATTATTGGTCGTCGGAATTTAACCCTGGATTGGTAATGCGGCAAATAGATGTTAATACACCGCGAATCGTGTTATCTCACAATCCAGATAGCGCCGAAGCACTACAAAAATGGCGTGTGGATTTACAACTTTCAGGACATACTCACGGCGGTCAAATAGTGATTCCGGGAATTGGTTCTGTACCTAGTTGGATTCATGCTTCTCGTCATGACATTCCGGAATTTCTCTGGGCTTGGATACCTTTTTTAAAAGGGAAATGGCCAAAAGTTGTGAAAAATTGGCAATGGAGTCAAGGTTTACATTGGGTGGGTACAAACAAGCTTTATGTAAATCGCGGTTTGGGAACTTTTCCCCCAGGACGTTGGCATTGTCCGCCGGAAGTGACAGCGATCGCTTTAATTTAA
- a CDS encoding family 2 glycosyl transferase, translated as MRNIKVATVIVTWNKLHHICLLIEDIKKLNAPNFHLDIYVVDNASTDGTQIYLENHYSFIKVLQTGSNLGGSGGFSYGLQFVSELEYDYIWLLDNDVRLDPLALETLVQTLQKYSEVGLVGSQIRKLQEPNTIQEIGSFINNTKAHLKTNFGNYSNISNEEILKGRDYINVDVCAAASLLVRKEIVQEIGVFEDYFLHFDDVEWCLRAKQAGWIVAANPASIVWHHSPDFKCRPWVNYYDERNLCYCWQKHRPDFVLKRVIVSLPRLVYYAATGRYFLAEVSLTGFQDFLANIRGKMPRPLNYIEYSLDEIIQQPSTVFVQSNIYQDDLQSQILNKMEVEQQLTLWHPPQKLVQYFWLWLLAFFNKPIDIAFISYQKPKLYVLNFAKQVYYFTGNGYVPVSINFLSLIHSVNQTISQMWQIYWQVRKLKFKLPPMPNTAANLGSPLVSIVICTSDRSHFLEKALKSLELLCYQNFEVIVIDASSTNQTSELVDRLNHHSSLTVKLLKVEPHNISYSRNKGIKLASGSIIAFFDDDAIPPSEWIEKLIFTYSLYGNKCGAVGGKVRDLTRNNQPLQFCHGITNVLSETIAIRSADAADYNQADGFWFNGLMGTNSSFRKDLLEKINGYDEFFDYFLDETDVCLRIIKAGYEVHYADVTVNHYPQPSHNRIDQKHLTCWYSLAKNTTYFAFKHGLKKIPFAIFLTRLILLLTYRCLLRILRLKFTHHLPISTLIRYIQQTFAGTLVGWKAGLNLHKTNFNKANLSEEAC; from the coding sequence ATGAGGAATATTAAAGTAGCTACTGTGATTGTAACTTGGAACAAGCTACATCATATTTGCTTGCTAATTGAAGATATCAAAAAACTCAATGCACCAAATTTCCATCTAGATATTTATGTTGTAGATAATGCTTCAACAGATGGTACTCAAATTTACTTAGAAAACCACTATTCTTTTATCAAAGTTTTGCAAACAGGTAGTAATTTAGGTGGTTCTGGAGGATTTTCTTACGGTTTACAATTTGTGAGCGAACTTGAATACGATTACATCTGGCTACTTGATAATGATGTTCGTCTAGATCCGCTAGCTCTAGAAACATTAGTTCAAACTTTACAAAAATATTCTGAAGTAGGATTAGTTGGTTCTCAAATTCGCAAACTACAGGAACCAAATACTATTCAAGAAATAGGTAGTTTTATTAACAATACTAAAGCACATTTAAAAACTAACTTTGGTAATTACAGTAATATTTCAAATGAGGAAATCCTCAAGGGTAGAGATTACATTAATGTGGATGTTTGTGCGGCAGCATCGCTATTAGTACGTAAAGAAATTGTTCAAGAAATCGGAGTTTTTGAAGATTATTTCTTACATTTCGATGATGTAGAGTGGTGTTTGCGAGCAAAGCAAGCTGGTTGGATTGTAGCGGCGAATCCAGCTTCGATTGTTTGGCATCATTCACCTGATTTTAAATGCAGACCCTGGGTTAATTATTATGATGAACGCAATCTTTGTTACTGTTGGCAAAAGCATCGACCTGATTTCGTATTAAAAAGAGTTATTGTAAGTTTGCCGCGTCTAGTTTATTACGCTGCAACAGGGCGATACTTTTTAGCTGAAGTTTCTCTTACAGGTTTTCAAGACTTCCTTGCAAATATTCGAGGAAAGATGCCTAGACCGCTAAATTATATTGAGTATTCTTTAGACGAAATTATTCAGCAGCCTTCTACAGTGTTTGTACAATCTAATATTTATCAAGATGATTTACAAAGTCAAATTTTAAACAAAATGGAGGTGGAGCAACAACTTACATTGTGGCATCCACCTCAAAAATTAGTTCAGTATTTTTGGCTATGGCTACTCGCATTTTTTAATAAACCAATAGATATAGCTTTTATTAGTTATCAAAAACCCAAACTTTACGTTCTCAATTTTGCAAAGCAAGTTTACTATTTTACGGGTAATGGTTACGTCCCTGTTTCAATTAATTTTTTAAGTTTGATTCATTCAGTTAATCAAACTATCAGTCAAATGTGGCAGATATACTGGCAAGTTCGCAAACTTAAGTTTAAGTTACCACCAATGCCGAACACAGCAGCAAATTTAGGTTCTCCCTTAGTATCAATTGTAATTTGTACGAGCGATCGCTCTCATTTTTTAGAGAAAGCCCTGAAATCGCTAGAACTCCTATGCTACCAAAATTTTGAAGTGATTGTGATTGATGCTTCCTCAACAAACCAGACGAGTGAACTAGTTGATCGTCTAAATCATCATAGTAGCTTGACAGTAAAATTATTGAAAGTTGAACCGCACAATATTAGTTACTCCCGAAATAAGGGAATCAAATTAGCATCAGGCTCAATTATTGCTTTTTTTGATGATGATGCCATTCCACCCTCGGAATGGATAGAAAAATTAATATTTACCTATTCTTTATATGGTAACAAATGTGGTGCAGTTGGAGGTAAAGTTAGAGACTTAACTCGTAATAATCAACCCTTACAATTTTGTCATGGAATTACCAATGTTTTGAGCGAAACAATTGCCATTCGCTCTGCTGATGCTGCTGATTATAACCAAGCAGATGGTTTTTGGTTTAACGGTTTAATGGGCACAAATTCATCTTTTAGAAAAGATTTACTTGAAAAAATTAATGGCTATGATGAATTTTTTGATTACTTTCTCGATGAAACTGATGTTTGTTTACGTATAATCAAAGCTGGCTATGAAGTTCATTATGCTGACGTTACTGTAAATCACTATCCTCAGCCTAGCCATAATCGCATCGATCAAAAGCATCTTACCTGCTGGTATTCTTTAGCAAAAAATACAACTTACTTTGCTTTTAAGCATGGCCTTAAAAAAATTCCATTTGCTATTTTTTTAACTCGCTTAATATTACTGCTAACCTATCGTTGCTTACTCAGGATACTGCGTTTAAAATTTACACATCATCTTCCAATCTCAACTTTAATAAGATACATTCAGCAAACTTTTGCCGGAACTCTCGTTGGCTGGAAAGCTGGGTTAAATCTGCATAAAACTAATTTTAATAAAGCTAATTTGAGTGAAGAGGCTTGTTAG
- a CDS encoding family 2 glycosyl transferase, which translates to MTEVIANPKTNLQNTLTAVKLQNIILPNTDICTTEELFLRLNSKCLLNYEQNRVELKEGGIIKFNTYFNAFSVQKWQEYTSVKTININLYLQGKFQIKLFQVDYFSEKANLVKQTVITTETLDEVSVFQDIKIQGYKGLLYVEIQALKDNCLFGNGYFHTNANLSTEANEKIAIVICTYKREAYVYRNIELLDKYLFIKPDIENKFEIFIIDNGRTLNSILNSKIHLVPNKNTGGSGGYTRGIIEVLERENDFSHIIFMDDDVVIAPEAFERIYNLQRVLNDKSLCIGGSMLKLDRKYIQHENGAIWDNEVVRVKPDLDLRLLKTVLFNEIEEYVNYNGWWLFCFPTKTIDNLNLPYPFFVRGDDIELGIRLKQKNVTLNGICVWHESFESKCSPAPQHYYSIKNEMILSAIHSDTYSSISAIKKILKFSLKEACCYRYKTAHLILQAASDFLNGPDRLRTVDPEKNNLEILRMGEKAIKKLELPFVYVKYEKSIEETETTLHRWLRRITLNGHLLPNFLFHNDNKLSEKGYTIVPMHGYRPINFFRAKKALYYNLSNQEGFVVKVSRWEFLKVFVKIIIICFQLLIKFSRLRQLYRQTLPELTNKDFWKSYLEINKYSNNAN; encoded by the coding sequence ATGACAGAGGTTATTGCAAACCCAAAAACAAACCTGCAAAACACTCTAACTGCTGTTAAACTACAAAATATTATCTTACCAAATACTGATATTTGTACTACAGAAGAACTCTTTCTCCGGCTAAATTCTAAATGTTTGCTGAATTATGAGCAAAATAGAGTTGAACTTAAAGAAGGTGGAATTATCAAATTTAATACTTATTTTAACGCTTTCTCAGTACAGAAATGGCAGGAATATACAAGTGTAAAAACAATAAATATTAACTTATATCTACAAGGAAAATTTCAAATTAAGTTATTCCAAGTTGATTATTTCTCAGAAAAAGCAAATTTAGTAAAGCAAACGGTTATTACCACCGAAACTTTAGATGAAGTTAGCGTGTTTCAAGATATAAAAATTCAAGGTTATAAAGGCTTGCTTTATGTTGAAATTCAAGCTTTAAAAGATAATTGTTTATTTGGAAATGGTTACTTTCATACAAATGCTAATCTCTCTACAGAGGCCAATGAGAAGATTGCTATTGTTATATGTACATATAAAAGAGAAGCATATGTTTATAGAAATATTGAATTATTAGACAAATATCTTTTTATTAAACCAGATATTGAAAACAAATTTGAAATATTTATAATTGACAATGGCAGAACATTAAATAGTATTCTAAATTCTAAAATTCATTTAGTCCCTAATAAAAATACAGGAGGAAGTGGCGGTTATACGAGAGGTATTATAGAAGTGTTGGAACGTGAAAATGATTTTTCACATATTATATTTATGGATGATGATGTTGTTATAGCGCCAGAAGCTTTTGAAAGAATTTATAACTTACAAAGAGTTCTTAATGACAAGAGCTTGTGTATTGGTGGCAGTATGTTAAAGCTAGATCGTAAATATATTCAGCACGAAAATGGGGCTATCTGGGATAATGAGGTTGTTAGAGTCAAGCCGGATCTCGATTTAAGACTTTTAAAAACTGTTTTATTCAATGAAATTGAGGAATACGTTAACTATAATGGCTGGTGGCTCTTTTGCTTTCCAACAAAAACTATAGATAATCTTAACCTACCCTATCCTTTTTTTGTGAGAGGTGATGACATAGAACTAGGAATAAGATTAAAGCAAAAAAATGTAACTCTAAATGGTATATGTGTCTGGCATGAGTCTTTTGAAAGTAAGTGTTCTCCTGCACCACAACATTATTATTCTATAAAAAACGAAATGATTTTAAGTGCTATTCACTCTGATACATACAGCAGCATCAGCGCAATTAAAAAGATTTTAAAATTTAGCCTGAAAGAAGCATGTTGCTATAGGTACAAAACTGCACATCTCATTCTACAAGCAGCTTCAGATTTTTTAAATGGCCCCGATCGCTTGAGAACAGTTGACCCAGAAAAGAATAACTTGGAAATTTTGCGTATGGGAGAGAAAGCAATAAAGAAACTAGAGCTACCTTTTGTTTATGTTAAGTATGAGAAAAGTATTGAGGAGACAGAGACTACCCTACATCGTTGGCTAAGAAGAATTACATTAAATGGTCATTTATTACCTAACTTTTTATTCCATAACGATAATAAGTTATCAGAAAAAGGATATACTATTGTTCCGATGCATGGGTATAGACCGATAAACTTTTTCAGAGCCAAGAAAGCTTTGTACTATAACTTGAGTAATCAGGAAGGCTTTGTTGTGAAAGTTTCACGGTGGGAATTCCTAAAAGTTTTTGTGAAAATAATAATCATCTGTTTTCAACTTTTAATTAAGTTTTCTCGCTTAAGACAACTTTATAGACAAACACTACCGGAACTTACTAATAAAGATTTTTGGAAAAGCTATTTAGAAATTAATAAATACTCGAATAATGCAAACTAG
- a CDS encoding aromatic-L-amino-acid decarboxylase produces MSPEEFRHWGYKTIDWIADYLENVEKLPVLSQVEPGDIRAKLPNTAPVQGESFAEIIKDIDEIIVPGLTNWQSPNFFAFFPTGISAPSILGELLSAGMGVQGMLWATSPACTELETHVLDWLVDMLELPLHFKSTQTGGGVIQDSASSATLVALVAAREQAKADMSKLVAYTSTQAHSSVEKGVKIAGISHENLRYIEVDANYAMKPEALQQCIEKDIQAGLTPFYLAATVGTTSSNAIDPLPQLGAIAHKYNIWFHVDGAMSGTAALCPEFRWIHRGLELADSYCFNPHKWMMTNFDCTCFYARDRAKLIQSLSIVPEYLKNQASESGVVIDYRDWQIPLGRRFRSLKLWFVIRHYGIAGLQHYVRKHIALAQEFAEWVKSDSRFELAVNPPLNLVCFRHKGGDKINLAIANSLNSSGKIYLTSTKLDQKVTLRMSIGQATTEKLHVQQAWELICQIADGIVGV; encoded by the coding sequence ATGTCTCCCGAAGAATTTCGCCACTGGGGATATAAAACTATTGATTGGATAGCCGACTATTTAGAGAATGTGGAAAAGCTTCCCGTTCTTTCGCAAGTTGAACCTGGAGATATTCGAGCAAAGTTACCAAATACTGCACCTGTGCAAGGCGAATCTTTTGCGGAGATTATAAAAGATATTGATGAAATAATAGTACCGGGATTAACAAATTGGCAGTCTCCCAACTTCTTTGCATTCTTTCCTACAGGTATTTCTGCACCTTCAATTCTTGGCGAATTACTGAGTGCTGGTATGGGCGTGCAGGGAATGTTATGGGCTACTTCTCCGGCTTGTACTGAGTTAGAAACTCATGTTTTAGATTGGCTAGTAGATATGCTGGAATTACCCTTGCATTTTAAATCTACTCAAACAGGGGGAGGAGTAATTCAAGATTCAGCTAGCAGTGCAACTCTTGTGGCTTTGGTAGCAGCGAGGGAACAAGCAAAAGCAGATATGAGTAAATTAGTTGCTTACACTTCTACCCAGGCGCACTCTTCAGTTGAGAAGGGAGTCAAGATTGCGGGAATTAGCCATGAAAATTTGCGCTATATAGAAGTTGATGCTAATTATGCAATGAAGCCAGAAGCATTACAACAATGCATAGAAAAAGATATTCAGGCTGGGTTAACGCCTTTTTATTTGGCTGCTACTGTCGGGACAACTTCATCAAATGCAATCGATCCTTTACCGCAGTTAGGCGCGATCGCTCACAAATACAATATCTGGTTTCATGTTGATGGGGCAATGAGTGGTACAGCCGCCTTATGTCCTGAATTTCGCTGGATTCATCGAGGTTTGGAGTTAGCCGATAGCTATTGCTTCAATCCCCATAAATGGATGATGACAAATTTTGACTGTACTTGCTTTTACGCGCGCGATCGCGCCAAGCTAATTCAGTCCCTTTCAATCGTGCCAGAATACTTGAAAAATCAAGCCAGCGAATCAGGTGTGGTAATTGACTATCGAGACTGGCAAATTCCCCTAGGAAGAAGATTCCGCAGCCTTAAGCTTTGGTTTGTGATTCGCCATTATGGAATTGCAGGCTTACAGCATTATGTGCGCAAGCATATAGCTTTAGCCCAAGAGTTTGCTGAATGGGTAAAATCAGATTCGCGCTTTGAATTAGCAGTCAATCCGCCGTTAAATTTGGTATGTTTTCGGCACAAAGGCGGCGATAAGATAAACCTTGCGATCGCTAACAGTCTCAACTCTTCTGGCAAAATATACCTAACTTCCACCAAGCTTGACCAAAAAGTTACTCTCAGAATGTCAATTGGACAAGCAACAACTGAGAAATTACACGTGCAGCAAGCTTGGGAATTAATCTGCCAAATAGCCGATGGAATTGTGGGTGTTTAG
- a CDS encoding type 11 methyltransferase, which translates to MSDALTQKIQQDFDRIALLQSQQWNHNNHYHRFLLKQLPSHCESILDIGCGTGVFSRLLAQRAERVIAVDLSAKMIEVAQQQSQSYRNIDFQVTDILQWDFPVKHFDAIASIATVHHLPLEILLPKIQAALKPGGKLLILDLVKSEGIADIFSNALAFPLNLTLQLLKNKRLRPTPEAIAAWREHGITDEYLTRSQAEQIYLKFLTGAKIKKHLFWRYSVVWEKPLAPGS; encoded by the coding sequence ATGAGCGACGCCCTAACGCAAAAAATTCAGCAGGATTTTGATAGAATCGCCTTACTTCAGTCCCAGCAATGGAATCATAACAATCATTACCACCGTTTCTTACTCAAGCAATTACCATCTCATTGCGAGAGTATTTTAGATATAGGCTGTGGTACTGGGGTTTTCTCTCGTCTTTTAGCTCAACGTGCCGAGCGAGTCATTGCGGTAGACTTATCTGCAAAAATGATTGAAGTCGCGCAGCAACAGTCTCAAAGTTATCGAAATATAGACTTCCAAGTAACTGATATATTGCAATGGGATTTTCCTGTTAAACATTTTGATGCGATCGCTTCGATAGCTACAGTTCATCATTTACCCTTGGAAATATTATTGCCGAAAATTCAGGCGGCTCTCAAACCGGGTGGAAAGCTGTTAATTTTAGACTTGGTTAAATCCGAAGGAATAGCGGATATATTCAGCAATGCTCTTGCTTTTCCCTTAAACTTGACATTACAGCTACTTAAAAACAAACGCCTCAGACCAACACCAGAAGCGATCGCAGCATGGCGAGAACATGGTATTACTGATGAATATCTGACGCGATCGCAAGCAGAACAAATATATTTGAAATTCTTAACTGGAGCGAAAATCAAAAAGCATTTGTTCTGGCGTTACTCAGTTGTATGGGAAAAACCATTAGCGCCAGGCTCGTAG